A section of the Larus michahellis chromosome 1, bLarMic1.1, whole genome shotgun sequence genome encodes:
- the MMP7 gene encoding matrilysin: MQYLLLCAAILLPGSLAFPAPLQLETPNNTDLQNVTVYLDKFFPIFTRTPSLSLEERIKEMQRFFHLPATGQLDAETLGIMKMPRCGLPDVSDAKSAPEASRWGKTSLTYKIFNYTPDLPVKKVVNAIKRALAVWSDVTPLEFKRVYIRSADIVIGFAYGAHGDGYPFDGRGNVLAHAFGPGQGLGGDAHFDESERWSEYDQDINLFLVAAHEFGHSLGLNHSDVRGALMYPIYSYTNPDTFTLPEDDKQRIQKLYGKKS; encoded by the exons ATGCAATACCTTCTACTTTGTGCCGCCATCCTCCTACCTGGGAGTCTTGCTTTTCCAGCACCCCTTCAACTAGAAACACCGAACAACACAGACCTGCAGAACGTAACG GTGTATCTTGATAAATTCTTTCCAATTTTTACAAGAACACCAAGCCTAAGCTTAGAAGAGAGGattaaagaaatgcaaaggtTTTTCCACCTGCCTGCAACTGGACAATTAGATGCAGAAACATTAGGAATAATGAAAATGCCCAGATGTGGACTCCCTGATGTCTCAGATGCCAAATCAGCTCCTGAAGCTTCAAGATGGGGAAAGACAAGTTTGACTTACAA GATTTTCAATTATACACCTGATCTACCAGTGAAGAAAGTGGTTAACGCAATTAAAAGGGCTTTGGCGGTATGGAGTGATGTGACTCCACTGGAGTTCAAAAGAGTATACATCAGATCTGCAGACATTGTGATTGGATTTGCATATGGTG cGCATGGTGATGGATACCCTTTTGACGGAAGAGGTAATGTACTAGCTCATGCGTTTGGACCTGGACAAGGGCTTGGTGGAGATGCTCATTTTGATGAGTCTGAAAGGTGGTCAGAGTACGATCAAG ACATTAATTTGTTCCTTGTTGCTGCTCATGAATTTGGCCATTCTTTGGGACTTAATCATTCAGATGTTCGTGGAGCTCTGATGTACCCTATCTACTCATATACGAACCCAGACACCTTCACACTTCCAGAGGATGACAAGCAAAGAATTCAGAAGTTATATG GGAAAAAATCTTGA